Proteins encoded in a region of the Augochlora pura isolate Apur16 chromosome 4, APUR_v2.2.1, whole genome shotgun sequence genome:
- the L(1)g0196 gene encoding inositol hexakisphosphate and diphosphoinositol-pentakisphosphate kinase isoform X5, whose product MNKSTKLSIKLLLLYINLKLQINSLIVNSFTSQLSCFSFLNELCPDMSYTELEHGYQGLRNASRPIFYVGDLNTVQPNLVGSVASSVYRSSKRAELSDGCSNDDGCMGGSDLEGEGKQVLVGVCAMAKKSQSKPMKEILTRLEEFEYIKIVVFPEEVILKEFVEDWPIVDCLISFHSKGFPLDKAINYANLRSPFIINNLPMQYDIQDRRRVYAILSNEGIEIPRYAVLDRDSSDPKHHELVESEDHVEVNGVTFNKPFVEKPVSAEDHNIYIYYPTSAGGGSQRLFRKIGSRSSVYSPESRVRKTGSYIYEDFMPTDGTDVKVYTVGPDYAHAEARKSPALDGKVERDSEGKEIRYPVILSNAEKLISRKVCLAFKQTVCGFDLLRANGQSFVCDVNGFSFVKNSNKYYDDCAKILGNMILRELAPTLHIPWSVPFQLDDPPIVPTTFGKMMELRCVVAVIRHGDRTPKQKMKVEVRHPKFFEIFAKYDGYKHGHIKLKRPKQLQEILDTARSLLAEIQHRAAGPELEEKQGKLEQLKSVLEMYGHFSGINRKVQMKYQPRGRPRGSSSDDDRLGEPSLVLILKWGGELTPAGRIQAEELGRIFRCMYPGGQGRHLSGDYAGAQGLGLLRLHSTFRHDLKIYASDEGRVQMTAAAFAKGLLALEGELTPILVQMVKSANTNGLLDNDCDSSKYQNMVKTKLHELLQQDRDFTREDREQINPGNALSINAALDFVKNPVRCCQHVHILIQKLMDIVRIKKDDLKTKDAILYHGETWELMGRRWGKIEKDFCTKNKRFDISKIPDIYDCIKYDLQHNNHTLQFEHAEELYIYSKYLADIVIPQEYGLTVQEKLTIGQGICTPLLKKIRADLQRNIEESGEETVNRLNPRYSHGVSSPGRHVRTRLYFTSESHVHSLLTVLRYGGLLDVVTDEQWSRAMEYVSMVSELNYMSQIVVMLYEDPTKDPSSEERFHVELHFSPGVNCCVQKNLPPGPGFRPHSRNESSHNIGESGGGSTQDTISQCSARIEEEDVELTISDDDFMNPPVQPNTPPLMMETDTADSIMDSPTTSRAVDMMDLDPNMMDEPFDSGFLQSSAPIPISARTVAGHEAARLGSQLAASQRQRRDTERGGIVEPRARSYDHQRQDKPEKAADKLQYQSLDAVNKEENKHGIKCRVEMSSQALLYVPPMGKFALPHSYSSPELPVPPIETSTSTPLVTLHNTPLVSPNSRAPDITNIVVPVPTIRLPTCLDNNPEEADSRLRFQSKKHGRSHIDTILPCMACELTSSIRSGSCNSSLTKSSRLLSHRERITGTARAQVQLGKRSRSLSPYLPRCLCYNCNVSELILRSKDLPPMERSNFDTYFARSLSHKFFNCSCYSSNLYQGESNCSSCSISSNDSYTKLGWCTEPQQGQSNPTSFNCSMLVAGELSTRKHPLFKRRQKWRFDKEAVRRTCGGGSAFENVRRSIGTMSCPNLNNFLLDDSVCSMENFSANCSLVRKCWSCTNVTLQWGSSLVDVPDRVSTLCHSSSVHGSDIHGDHDTPPRDSNHRSKCPRVPFSRLQPQRSFSSPDTRPSIIQPDPTCTARRHRHSISGQMSYFKLLGYNINKKLTGSANSLFSTAVISGSSSAPNLKDMVPPHASAVAAIEGFGGVPPIRPLETLHNALSLRQLDSFLEMMTTAPLFRTPASSPPKYPSPGGSTHESVNPSLSVGGINCEYHSSDLEAVRYHKRKLNKPPLYITAAPIQYKSSNDGEPCDIRNQLSPTSPNSTGWSSEPQSFVSSEPSSPAPTSTGECSMSISLISNEGAQSLNTGPKYPTTPCLDVDFNDFCMNIDQEHRESRGSVSYTDYYSNEDGQIRKCAFGTSFGSNLQRMIRTDDLPIDNMDDDEERTITLKQTEEQKKQDVKRIFEQQEKSRSKPSTSCKKIGRFLVESMDIVDEDVRIKEPDVFDKAKPSTSQKTEFSNTDRAQRSRDTGAEKTSSSNSYKRKNFSRSQSVSTPEVIVPSTEANRSYKCMSKLSSLSNMADKNLEEWKQILLDAKPPSGPLTSEEESILTVTSSLTNSSSVTIGFNVHEENRE is encoded by the exons gCCGAACTGTCGGACGGGTGTAGTAATGATGACGGGTGTATGGGTGGCAGTGATTTGGAAGGAGAAGGAAAGCAAGTGTTGGTTGGAGTCTGTGCAATGGCAAAGAAGTCGCAGAGTAAACcgatgaaagaaatattgacAAGACTAGAAGAATttgaatacataaaaatagtGGTATTCCCTGAAGAAGTGATTTTGAAG GAATTTGTAGAAGATTGGCCAATCGTTGACTGTTTAATAAGTTTCCATAGTAAAGGCTTTCCACTTGACAAAGCTATAAATTATGCTAATCTTCGAAGTCCTTTCATTATCAATAATCTACCGATGCAATATGATATTCAG GATCGCAGGAGAGTTTATGCTATTCTAAGTAACGAAGGCATCGAGATTCCGAGATATGCTGTTCTAGATAGAGATTCATCTGATCCGAAAC atcATGAACTGGTGGAGTCTGAGGATCATGTGGAGGTCAATGGTGTCACATTTAACAAACCATTCGTGGAAAAACCAGTGTCAGCCGAAGatcataatatttacatttattatccTACATCTGCAGGTGGAGGCAGTCAGAGATTATTCAGAAAG ATTGGAAGTCGTAGTAGCGTGTACTCGCCAGAATCCCGAGTACGTAAAACTGGTTCTTACATttatgaagattttatgcCCACTGATGGGACGGACGTTAAAGTTTACACGGTGGGGCCGGACTATGCACACGCCGAGGCCCGGAAAAGTCCTGCGTTAGACGGCAAAGTAGAAAGAGACTcggaaggaaaagaaattcgGTATCCTGTTATATTAAGTAACGCTGAGAAACTGATAAGTAGGAAAGTATGTTTAGCTTTCAAGCAAACGGTTTGCGGCTTTGATTTGCTTAG AGCCAACGGCCAATCGTTCGTCTGCGATGTGAATGGTTTCAGTTTTGtcaaaaattcaaacaaatattACGACGATTGTGCAAAGATTTTGGGAAATATGATTCTCAGAGAATTAGCACCTACCTTGCATATTCCGTGGAGTGTTCCGTTTCAGTTGGATGATCCACCAATCGTACCCACGACATTTGGAAAGAT GATGGAATTACGTTGCGTTGTCGCTGTCATAAGACACGGGGATAGAACTCCAAAACAAAAAATGAAGGTGGAAGTTCGTCATCCAAA ATTCTTTgagatatttgcaaaatatgaCGGGTACAAGCATGGTCACATCAAATTGAAACGACCTAAACAGTTGCAAGAGATATTAGACACTGCCAGGAGTCTACTGGCCGAAATACAGCACAGGGCCGCAGGACCAGAATTGGAAGAAAAGCAAGGAAAACTGGAACAATTGAAAAGCGTGTTGGAAAT GTATGGTCACTTCTCAGGAATTAACCGTAAAGTACAAATGAAGTATCAACCAAGGGGACGACCGAGAGGAAGTTCCTCGGATGATG ATCGGCTAGGGGAACCGTCGCTTGTACTTATTTTGAAATGGGGCGGTGAATTAACACCCGCTGGTCGGATTCAAGCGGAGGAATTAGGAAGAATATTTCGCTGCATGTATCCCGGTGGTCAAGGTAGACACCTTAGTG GTGATTATGCTGGTGCTCAAGGTTTGGGTCTGCTACGACTTCATTCAACGTTCCGTCACGATCTGAAGATCTATGCAAGCGACGAGGGAAGGGTTCAGATGACTGCAGCAGCCTTCGCGAAAGGTTTACTCGCTCTGGAGGGCGAATTGACACCCATTTTGGTCCAAATGGTCAAAAGCGCAAATACTAATGGTCTCCTGGATAATGATTGCGACAGTAGTAAATACCAGAACAT GGTGAAGACGAAACTTCACGAACTGTTGCAACAGGACAGAGACTTTACTCGTGAGGACAGGGAGCAAATAAATCCTGGAAACGCGTTGAGTATCAATGCAGCCTTGGATTTCGTTAAGAATCCTGTTCGATGCTGTCAACATGTACATATTTTGATTCAGAAGCTGATGGACATTGTAAGAATTAAGAAAGATGATTTGAAAACGAAAg ATGCGATTCTTTATCACGGTGAGACCTGGGAGTTAATGGGTCGTCGATGGGGAAAGATCGAAAAGGATTTTTGTACCAAGAACAAGAGATTCGATATATCAAAAATACCTGATATTTACGATTGCATCAAGTATGATTTGCAACATAATAACCATACGTTGCAATTCGAGCACGCAGAAGAACTGTATATCTACTCGAAATATCTGGCGGACATTGTTATACCACAG GAGTATGGATTAACTGTGCAAGAAAAGCTAACTATAGGTCAAGGTATTTGTACGCCGCTTTTAAAGAAGATCAGAGCCGATTTACAAAGAAACATTGAAGAGTCTGGAGAAGAAACGGTGAATCGACTTAATCCAAG ataTTCTCATGGTGTTTCGAGTCCAGGCCGACACGTGCGCACCAGATTATATTTCACAAGCGAGAGTCATGTGCACTCTTTACTAACAGTATTACGTTACGGCGGTTTGCTCGAT GTGGTAACAGACGAACAATGGAGTCGAGCCATGGAATATGTTAGCATGGTATCTGAATTGAATTACATGTCGCAAATCGTAGTCATGTTATACGAAGATCCAACCAAGGATCCCAGCAGCGAAGAACGTTTCCATGTTGAGTTGCATTTTAGTCCTGGCGTAAATTGTTGCGTACAGAAAAATTTACCGCCAGGGCCAGGGTTCAGGCCTCATTCAAGAAACGAGAGTAGTCACAATATA GGCGAAAGTGGGGGCGGATCTACGCAAGATACCATTTCCCAATGCAGTGCACggatagaagaagaagatgttGAATTGACAATTTCAGATGACGATTTCATGAATCCACCAGTTCAACCT aatACTCCCCCACTAATGATGGAAACCGACACTGCTGATTCGATTATGGATAGTCCAACAACCAGCAGAGCTGTCGACATGATGGACCTGGATCCTAACATGATGGACGAACCATTTGACAGTGGTTTTTTGCAGAGCTCCGCGCCTATTCCAATAAG tGCTAGAACTGTGGCAGGTCACGAAGCAGCTAGACTTGGTAGCCAGTTGGCTGCCAGTCAACGTCAACGACGTGACACAGAGAGGGGTGGGATCGTGGAGCCACGTGCACGTAGTTACGATCATCAGAGACAAGATAAACCTGAAAAAG CTGCGGACAAGCTGCAGTATCAGAGCTTGGACGCGGTCAACAAGGAAG AGAACAAGCATGGGATAAAGTGCCGCGTAGAGATGTCTAGCCAGGCTTTGCTCTATGTACCGCCTATGGGAAAGTTCGCTTTGCCGCACTCCTACAGCTCACCGGAGTTACCTGTTCCTCCAATCGAAACCTCCACTTCGACACCTTTGGTGACTTTACACAATACCCCTCTAGTTTCACCGAACAGCAGAGCCCCGGATATCACGAATATCGTGGTCCCGGTCCCCACGATTCGTCTCCCGACATGTCTCGATAACAATCCCGAAGAGGCTGATTCTCGTCTACGTTTTCAAAGTAAGAAACACGGTCGTTCCCACATAGATACAATTCTCCCATGTATGGCTTGCGAGTTGACCAGTTCTATAAGGTCTGGCTCGTGTAACAGTTCGTTGACAAAGTCTTCTCGTTTGTTGTCCCATCGTGAAAGGATCACAGGGACAGCGAGAGCTCAGGTCCAGCTCGGCAAACGGTCTCGTTCGTTGTCTCCCTATTTACCCAGGTGTCTCTGCTACAATTGTAACGTGTCAGAGCTGATCTTGAGAAGTAAGGACCTGCCACCCATGGAACGTTCGAATTTTGATACATACTTTGCTCGTTCATTGTCTCACAAGTTCTTTAACTGCTCTTGCTATTCGAGCAACCTGTATCAGGGCGAATCAAATTGCTCCTCTTGTAGCATCTCCTCCAACGACAGCTATACGAAACTAGGCTGGTGCACCGAGCCGCAACAAGGACAATCCAATCCAACATCTTTTAATTGTTCCATGTTAGTGGCCGGTGAACTTTCCACGCGTAAACATCCCTTGTTCAAGAGAAGACAGAAGTGGAGGTTCGACAAGGAAGCTGTTAGGAGAACGTGCGGTGGTGGCTCTGCTTTTGAGAACGTTCGTCGATCAATTGGAACTATGTCGTGTcccaatttaaataactttctgCTCGATGATTCGGTTTGCTCGATGGAGAATTTCTCAGCCAATTGTTCCTTGGTACGCAAATGTTGGTCTTGTACAAATGTGACTCTCCAATGGGGCAGTAGCCTAGTAGATGTACCTGACCGTGTTAGTACGCTTTGCCATTCGTCCTCTGTGCACGGTAGCGATATTCATGGTGATCATGATACCCCTCCGCGCGATTCTAACCATCGTTCCAAGTGTCCACGTGTACCGTTTTCCCGACTCCAGCCTCAAAGATCCTTCTCGTCTCCAGACACACGACCTTCGATCATTCAACCTGACCCTACCTGCACAGCAAGGCGCCACCGTCACAGTATCTCCGGACAGATGAGTTATTTCAAGCTGTTGGGCTACAACATCAACAAGAAGCTAACAGGATCGGCCAACAGTCTCTTCAGCACCGCGGTTATCAGTGGATCCTCGAGTGCTCCAAATTTGAAGGACATGGTGCCACCCCATGCATCCGCTGTTGCCG CGATAGAAGGTTTCGGTGGTGTGCCACCTATAAGACCATTGGAGACGCTTCACAATGCGTTGTCTCTTCGTCAGTTGGACTCCTTTTTAGAAATGATGACCACAGCTCCTCTATTTCGCACGCCTGCCTCGTCACCGCCGAAATATCCATCACCCGGTGGATCCACTCACGAGTCCGTTAATCCCAGTCTCAGTGTCGGAGGAATCAATTGCGAGTACCACTCTTCCGACTTGGAAGCTGTCAGGTATcataagagaaaattaaataagccACCTTT ATACATTACCGCAGCTCCTATACAATACAAGTCTTCGAATGATGGAGAACCATGCGACATAAGGAACCAACTGTCGCCAACCAGTCCAAACA GTACTGGTTGGAGTAGCGAACCACAGTCGTTCGTATCATCGGAACCGTCATCTCCAGCTCCAACTTCCACGGGAGAATGCAGCATGTCTATAAGTTTAATCAGCAACGAAGG AGCGCAATCGCTTAACACAGGCCCTAAATATCCAACGACTCCTTGTCTGGACGTAGATTTCAACGACTTTTGCATGAACATTGATCAAGAGCATAGGGAGAGTCGCGGCAGCGTATCGTACACAGACTATTATAGCAACGAGGATGGACAGATACGAAAGTGCGCTTTTGGAACCAGCTTTGGTAGCAATCTACAGAGAATGATACGAACCGATGATCTCCCTATCGACAATATGGACGATGACGAGGAGCGTACGATAACGTTGAAGCAAACCGAAGAGCAAAAGAAGCAGGACGTTAAGCGAATATTTGAGCAACAGGAAAAGTCACGGTCAAAACCTAGCACCAGCTGCAAAAAGATTGGAAG gTTTTTAGTTGAAAGCATGGACATAGTGGACGAAGATGTCAGGATCAAGGAGCCGGACGTTTTCGACAAAGCGAAGCCATCTACCTCTCAGAAAACTGAATTCTCGAATACCGATAGAGCTCAGAGAAGCAGGGACACCGGCGCAGAAAAGACTTCTTCGTCGAACAGTTACAAGAGAAAGAATTTCTCTCGGTCGCAGAGCGTTTCGACTCCAGAAGTTATCGTTCCAAGTACCGAGGCGAATCGGAGTTACAAATGCATGTCGAAACTGAGCTCGTTGTCGAACATGGCGGATAAGAATTTGGAAGAATGGAAACAGATTTTGCTCGACGCGAAGCCCCCTTCCGGACCCTTGACGAGCGAAGAAGAGTCTATACTAACCGTGACAAGCAGCTTAACGAATAGCTCCAGCGTGACTATAGGTTTCAATGTCCATGAAGAAAACAGAGAATAA